Below is a window of Syntrophomonas wolfei subsp. wolfei str. Goettingen G311 DNA.
GGTGTAGATGTGGCAGATAGATGGAAGGAAAGACTGCGTTCTTACCCGGGGAGGTCTCACGGACGGGTGGAAACAGAGTAAGAAGCCCGGTTGAAACAAGATTTATCGTGAGAAGTCAGCAGAGGCCATAGTACGGAGGCAGCGCGATGCCGAAGGAAGGGCTGAACCATAGGAGGTGTGGGTCAACGAAAGTTACTGAAAGTGACAACTTAAAACACAGACAACTTCGAGAAGAAGGCTATCTGCAAAGGGTATCTGCGGAACAGAGAGAGTATGCAGAAGCGTGCGCGTCACCGAAGATGACTGAAACCGACAGCACCAACACAAACGAGCAGACGGAAGGATTGCTGGAGCAAATTCTAAGCAGAGATAATCTGAATCGTGCCTACAAGCAGGTAAAGAGAAACAAAGGTGCGGGTGGAATTGACGGAATGCAGGTAGATGAACTTCTACCCTTCCTGAAAGAAAACAAGAACGAACTTGTGCAATCCCTCCGGGACGGCAAATACCGTCCTAAACCCGTACGCAGGGTAGAAATACCCAAAGAGAACGGGAAGACCAGAAAGCTGGGGATACCAACTGTCGTGGACAGGCTAATCCAACAAGCGATTTGCCAAGTCTTGAGCCTAATCTTTGAGAAACAGTTTTCAAACAATAGCTTTGGATTCCGACCGAAAAGGAGTGCACATGATGCACTTAAAAGATGCCAGACCAACATTACAGATGGCTACAGATACGTAGTCGATATGGATTTGGAAAAGTACTTTGACACGGTCAACCAGAGCAAACTCATTCAGATACTATCGGAAACGATAAAAGATGGACGAGTCATTGCGCTGATTCACAAATTCCTGCGAGCGGGAGTTATG
It encodes the following:
- the ltrA gene encoding group II intron reverse transcriptase/maturase, with translation MPKEGLNHRRCGSTKVTESDNLKHRQLREEGYLQRVSAEQREYAEACASPKMTETDSTNTNEQTEGLLEQILSRDNLNRAYKQVKRNKGAGGIDGMQVDELLPFLKENKNELVQSLRDGKYRPKPVRRVEIPKENGKTRKLGIPTVVDRLIQQAICQVLSLIFEKQFSNNSFGFRPKRSAHDALKRCQTNITDGYRYVVDMDLEKYFDTVNQSKLIQILSETIKDGRVIALIHKFLRAGVMVGGMFEDSPEGVPQGGPLSPLLGNIMLNECDHELERRGHRFVRYADDMMIFCKSKKAANRTLNHILPYIEEKLFLRVNRDKTQVAHVNKVKFLGYGFYIHKGEGRLRIHPKSVQKFKEKIREVTGRSNGMGIESRKIRLNQVVRGWMNYFKLVDAKNLIQGLDEWIRSRIRMVTWKRWKKVRTRSENLKHLGIKEERAWMWANTRKGYWRTAHSPILLIALSNERFKRAGYLSLMECYSAK